atacgaTCATGCTTCGCTtcgatgcttcacttttttcaAGCCACACTACGTCtgcctttttttctacgtctatggcctgaagttaaaaatatatttggatcttatatttttaacgagGCTGCGTTTTTAACGGCGAagtctaggggtgcactaagagaggattagCAAAAATTTTCGACGGGAATTCACGggattattttgatgaaataaaaactgaaaaaaattattttatgtaggtactttattacGTCAACATTTTATGCACAATATGtagattacaataaaaacGGAATTACCAACATCTTAAAAGTACAGTAGGTAATAAAGTGTTTTATCTGTTGCCCGCAATTTCGTTCGCCGTAAAAGTTAACtgatttgaatatcaataaataaaatctgatCCCTTTGTATTGCTCCTTAAGAGAAAATTTATCCTGTATACCAGACATctgttattatataaaacttaattaagagatataacttaaatttatattattgaaatgtatgtaaaatgacgCGAGAAAGTGCCTGCGAAGacctattttctgaataaaatattatgtacatataataacgtttatatcctttgcggggtagacagagccatcagtcttgaaagaccgataagccacgttcagttatttggcttaatgatagaattgaaatttaaagtgacaggttgctagcatatcgtctaaaagaatacaatattaatttttttagacgatatgctagcaacctgtcactttaaatatcaattttgtcttttctagactgtcggctctgtctactccgcaagggatatgtatgtatgtgacacgtgattatatgtatgtatgtatgtacctatgtatataaaacacGATTTACCAGACATcctatattatttctttattaaccAAAATTCCTTATTCCTATCAATAATGTTGGCCGTTTGGTGTTCTTTTTGAGCTTCTTATATTCTGACTTAGCATCAACGTCAGGATTTCCATTAAAATCTTCTGCTCCATCAGCATATCCGCTTTCGTTTTCTGCCGTATACCCCGGCATACCTTGGCCGCCTGGGTCACCAGGCCACCCTTCCCCACCTGATGCACCGGGCAGTCCTTGACCACCAGGTAGACCAGGCATTCCGGCCCAACCACCCCCTCCACCTCCCCCGCCACCCCCTCCACTTCCTACTCCCCAAATATCTTCGTCATCATTTTCTCCAGGGAAGTAATAATggctatatttatttgtcgGCCTGCCTGAGCCCGCCCCATTATTTGTATTGCCTCCCTTAAAGCCATGAAGAAACAATCCCGGCTTTTTACCGCCAAGTCCATCAGGTCCTCCTGTACCACCCGGTCCTCCTGGACCTCCTGGTCCACCTGGACCACCAGGTCCACCAGGTCCACCAGGACCACCAGGTCCGCCTGGACCACCAGGTCCGCCTGGACCACCAGGTCCTCCTGGACCACCTGGTCCTCCGGGACCACCCGGGCCCCCTGGACCACCGGGACCGCCAGGACCACCCGGTCCACCAGGACCACCTGGTCCGCCAGGGCCACCTGGTCCACCAGGACCACCCGGTCCGCCAGGGCCACCCGGACTACCAGGCCCGCCAGGCGTACTAGGTTTTACTGGAGCTTTTGTCCCAGGAGGTTTAGTTCCACCCGAACTACTAGGCCCGCGAGACGTACTAGGTTTTACTGGAGCTTTTGTCACAGGAGGTTTAGTTCCACCCGGACTACTAGGCCTGCTAGACGTACTAGGTTTTACTGTTGTCACAGGAGGTTTAGGTCTAGGTCCACCGGGACCACAAGACCAACCAGGCATTCCGGGACATTCAAAGCTTTCTAAATAATCCAAATAATCCCAATATCCCCAACCTCCTCCGCCTCCGCCGCCTCCACCGCGCCCATCGCCTCCACCCCCTCCACCGCCTGCACCGCGTCCACCCCCCCCACCGCCTGCACCGCCTCCACCGCCTCCACCACGCCAACCGCCTCCACCGCCTCCACCGCCTGCACCGCCTGCACCCCCTCCACCGCCTGCACCGCCTCCACCGCCTCCGCCGCGTCCTCCGCCTCCACCCCCTCCACTCCCTCCGCCTCCTCCACCGCCTCCCCCGCCTCCTCCTCTCCAACCCCTCCAAAGTCCCCAACCTCCTAATCCATGGCCAATTTTTGTAACCCCTGACCTACCAAAACCGCTAGACTCACCAGGGGTTCCAGAGTACAAATCATAGTGAGGCATCATCACTTGCCCTGAATCTGACCTAATTTCACTAGTCCTGCCACTTGGCTTCACGTTTCGATGCAATTTTAACACACATGGCCCTTTATGCAATAGTTTCAGACGTACATTTCCCAATTTCGCAATTTCGTAACTCTTCAAATTGTAGCTATATAAATCGTTCCCGCATACAGTTTCAGAATCCATTGTATTGTACGTGCCATAATGCGTTGTTGGATCATTCGTGTGGTTTTCATCAACTTCATCATGTATGGGATTTAATTTCGCTTGTATTAATGATGACTTGTTGTTATGGGCATTAGCAATTTGTTGGAAGGTTCTAGAACACGGTCCAGTGTGAAGCAGCCTTAGATTAGGGTGTCTGGAAAGATCTTTTAATAAGTATGTGCGTCCATCATTCATACACGCCAACGTTGCTGAATCTGGCCCAGCGTCTGACAAAATCGCTTGGAATAACAAAAGGAATATCAGATGCAAATCTGCggacaaataatataataaatatatataactagccGTCCCGGCAAACGATGttatgccatataaataattttaaaatagtttctagttaaaaaaaagtcaagtGTGGACAagccttatcactaaggggtatgaaaatagatgaatagatgttggccgagtctcagacctactcaatatgctcacaaatttcatgagaatcggtaaagccatttcggaggagtacgggaacgaacattgtgacacgaaaatcttttatacattataagactagctgtgcccgcgacttcgtccgcatgaaatactaatagttattttgcgcatcattgaagtccttaaggatgaataattttccccgatttttttcacattttccattgtttcttcgcttctaatagttgcagcctaaagctttcctcgataaatggtctatacaacacaaaaataatttttcaatttgaaccagtacttcttgagattagcgcgttcaacaaacaaactcttcagcttaataatattagtatagattatgtttttaactcttacggggtaggctgAGCCAACAAggtcgaaaagactgaaaggccaccttcaactatacggcttaatgataaaattggcattcaaatagtgctacTTTGCTAGCCCATGTATTTGCAAAAGTGtttttgtaagtacataaaagatttttacttCTTCTTAAGATTCATAAAAGTTCGCGCGAACGATTATGGTTAAAATAACTACTTTATGGACATGGCTTAATAACCTTtcattaaatctcaatttcaataaaatagtgtcgttgagttagtatttcgtaacacaagtctcgaactcacttcgaggctaactcaatcagtgtaatttgtcccgtatatatttatttatatctaaaatCGTTTTTACCACTGAACAAAAAACACCTCACCTTTCCACATTTcgttattgaaaaaaagaaacatgaaaACTGAACAGGATGTTTATATGAAAATGATAGATATTTTGCTATCACTTATGACAGCGTAAAATTACAACTTGTAAGGATTCCATCgcattcaattatttttaatttggctTGAAATTAATAGGCTATACTGCTGGAACTAATTGTGAAATGTATTTTCTAAATGATAACCTACCACAGAAATACACTAGCGGTATGCCGTGGCTGCACCCGCGGTATATACATAACCAAAAGTTTACACccttgtaaagtacaataggcggacttaatgctaatagcattatctaataGTCTGCCATTGGATTAAgcagtttatatttatttagtttgaccccacataaagttatctgtcagacccaatggttgactggtagataatgttctagcattaagtccgccaattgtgctatacgtGTGTATTtagtgcaatgaagtttaaattaataaataaatatcaatcgCTAAGGTACTTTATAAAGAGTTGTAGCGCGCATCACTATTTTGCAGACATTACCCAACCCTATTTTTATGCTAAGGTTGGCGGCCTTGTCGGCCGCAGCCTATCACAATAGCGCAGCGTGCATTGTGATAGGTTGTCGTTCCGTCTCGAACGACCAATGAGAGAGCTTCCCGCCTTTTTGCATGCATGTCTCCTTACATGCCCCGCTCTCCCGCGCCAAAACTAAAAGTTCGTCCGCCGTCCGCTCCGCCATGAGCGATGTTTATATGTgatgttataattttctttagtaCAACGGTAgattctatatttaataatatttgtaagcacccaataaataataggtataCTTGCTACAgagttaattaaaactttagaCGGAACTAAAACATaacttaagtataattatagctaatattaattaataaaaagaaagaaactattcttaattattctaattttaaggtatcaatattacacggttttttttttaatttcaagccATGTTAAAAACTCATCAATCCAATcaaatcttaattaaaattctaatcATGTGATGTTACTTAAACGGGGATGTTTCCCATTTCtatcaacaaaaaaacatgattttcGTCATGTAATTTCATCGATCCGGTGACAATGTGGAAAGGTAAGttgaaaatattgttgatttattttatatctactaacatacatgcatatatacgtctttatcccttgcggggtagacaagatGAATAGtcttaaatataatgataggccacgttcagctgtttggcttactgatagaattgagattcatataaagttacaggttgctagcctgtcgccaaagaagaatcccaagtttataagcctatcccttagtctccttttacgacattcatgggaaatatCTACTAACAACTTCGATTTAGTCTTCATCTTCTTCACTTTTaatcctggttacatcctcaccactctggagaggagcccagggtatgcctttgaccatggatcctggattgggtgagtcaggtctatacacgaagtgactcccgtctgacctccgcaacttttgcaggggaaccatACCAAATATGCAAAtggtaacaggttgctaacccatcgcctagaaaagggaatctcaattttttatgtctatcccttagtcgccttttacgatatccgtgggaaagatatgtaGTGGTTCTATCCAAAAGTGCCGGTAATGGCGCGGCACTCGGTAAGCTAATATTGTAACAGGATTTATTTGTCCACAGACGCGATATTTCTTGTAATATTCCAAACGATTTCTGTGCATGCGGAACCTCATTTTGAAGTTACGGTTTGTGCAAACGATGGTCGGACATATTCTTTTGAAGATCTGAAATCCGCTCAATCAGAGCAGCCTGATTTGAAGCTGCTCCATGATGGACCGTGTTCTAGGACTTTTGAAGAATTTGCAAAAACCTATGACAACAAGATACTGTTAAAGTCGACTGATACAAATTTTCTGTTCAACAATAATGATCTACCATTAAAATTGGCTACAGCTCATGATAATGAAGTACCTGTATACACGAGAGTTGAGAATTTAGACAAAAATCAAATGGAACGCGAATTGTGTCGTGACGATCCAGAAAACGACATTTGTACAAAACATTTGGCCCTTGAGAACGTCCGCACGGTATGTGGCAATGACTTGAGAAGTTACGATCTTGAGGATTTCAAAATGCTAGTACTGGTGAATGAACGGTTGAAGATTCTCCATGAAGGCCCATGTGTGTTAGATTTAGCTTATGATGTCGGAAAATCACTGCTTCGTATGGGTACCACGACACCTCTAGGACTGGGAGGAGAACAACTCTGGTCATGTTGGAGCGGACGGTGCAAATTAAGTGCCAATGAAGGAAAGGCGAAACCACTCCGGGGCGGTGGGGGCGGTGGTGGTGGAGGAGGGGGTGGTGGAGGAGGAGGTGGCGGTGGGGGAGGAGGAGGCTGGTCATGTTGGGGAGGATGGTGCAAATTAAGTGGCAATGTAGATGAGTCGTTAATACCGGTTGAACATCACTATCATCTCACATATTACTACGGCGATGGTGGAAAGGCGAAACCACTCTGGGGCGGTGGGGGAGGTGGCGGTGGGGGAGGTGGCGGTGGTGGGGGAGGAGGTGGCGGTGGGGGAGGAAGATGGGGTGGAGGAGGAGGAGGTGGAGGTGGTGGAGGATGGGGTGGAGGAGGAGGAGGTGGTGGTGGAGGCTATAGATACTTTAGATACTTAAGCCATAAAGGGCGACCGGTAAATGAACATTATCATCACTACTACCCAGAAGACTACTCTGAAACTGATCTAAATTACGTAGGTGAGTCTGGGGAACCTGGTGCGTCAGCTGGACATGAAAACCCAGGGCGGCCTGGTCAAGACTATGATGGTGCCGAAGTAGACGGGGGATATAGTGGAAGTGGGAGTGGCAACGGGAGGCCCGGACGGCCGGGTGGATACGCTGGCAGGCCTGGAAGACCGGGAAGGCCTGGAAGACCGGGAAGGCCTGGGCACCAGGGAGGTGGAGATGGAGGAAGTGGGGGAGGGGGAGGACATGGCAGGCCTGGAAGGCCAGGACAACCAGGAGCATCCGGCGGTCCTGGGAGACCGGGAAGGCCAGGCCACCAGGGAGGAGAAAGGGGAGGACATGGATGGCCTGGAAGGCCAGAACAGCCAGGAGCATCCGGCGGTCCTGGAAGACCGGGAAGGCCAGGCCACCAGGGAGGAGGAGGGGGAGGACATGGCAGGCCTGGAAGGCCAGGACAACCAGGAGCATCCGGCGGTCGTGGGAGACCGGGAAGGCCTGGCCACCAGGGAGAAGAAGGGGGAGGACATGGATGGCCTAGAAGGCCAGAAGAACCAGGAGCATCCGGCAGACCTGGGAGACCGGGAAGGCCAGGCCACCAGGGAGGAGAAGGGGGTGGACATGGCAGGCCTGGAAGGCCAGGACGACCAGGAGGATCCGTCGGTCCTGGGAGACCGGGAGAACCTGGCCATCAGGGAGGTGGAGGCGGCGGTGGAGGTGGAGGTGGAGGACATGGCAATCCTGGAAGGCCAGGACGACCAGGAGGATCCGTAGGTCCTGGGAGACCGGGAGGACCTGGCCACCAGGGAGGTGGAGGTGGAGGTGGAGGTGGAGGTGGAGGACATGGCAGTCCTGGAATGCCAGGACGACCAGGAGGATCCGGCGGTTCTGGGAGACCGGGAAGGCCAGGTCAGCAGGGAGGAGGAGGGGGCGGCGGAGGGGGAGGGGGGGAAGGAGGATGGGGAGGAGAAGGATGGGGAGGAGGAGGAGGAGGGTGGGGAGGAGGGGGATGGGGCGGAGGAGGATGGGGCGGAGGGGGAGGAGGAGGATGGGGTGGAGGAGGATGGGGCGGAGGGGGAGGAGGGTGGGGAGGAGGCGGAGGAGGAGGAGGAGGTGGAGGATGAGGAGGAAACGGATACATAGAGCACCAGGACGTCCGGGGAGGCCTGGTTATTATGAGGGAGGTGTTCAAGTGGAGGAGGTGGCGGAGGCCGTTTAAATTATTGACATTTAGCCTTGATGTATACGcgtaaatattacaaaattctAGCCCTGGCCCTGCGCCTTAATTCTGCAATTGATATTTGATTAAGACCTACAGCCGCAGTAACACGGCGCACGCGACGCCCCTTTTAATCGCTCCACAAACTATTTCTTTACCGTTTCACGTTCATAATGAAAAGCGAAACGGCAATAGTTTTACCCGAGACAGAAACAGAGTCACAGACACACAACAGAGTTCTAAATCTAATGACAATCTCAGAATAAATATGCACTGCTTTGAAAACTTTATGGTTGTGacgttacatatatacaaacatataatctcgtctatatcccatgcggggtagacagtcttgaaaaaactaaaagttCACTtgcagctgtacggcttaatgatggaattgaacgTCACATtcaatttgtatataaatttccCTTGTAATATTTATGTGGTCAATAAAGAATGtgccaaattaaaactaaaagtatttataaacaagaaaaaaaagatgactttaaactaaacttaaatttacaaacaaacatactctttagctttataatataagtatagtacctataagtatagatgagaaaaatttgtataatatttgtgtaaaacaaattatatatttttttgaaaatatacccTATGTACAGACATTTTactgaaactgtttttttttgaaatttttttactgtttcattatatgtattgactagctttcccccgcgacttcgtccgcgcggatgtcggtcttcgcgtagatggtttatttctccattttattttcagtccggtcaatttagaccaaaaaataggaatgaagctacattgattcccatcaagctgaaaatgagtataattgtttaaaacacaatcaaaagcattatttcaaaattccccatgattccggtttaaggaaaaaaaattacccaaggtcaaaggtaagaaaatgggattttcacgattttcttcaaaacggtaagttttataggaaaattacctcagacatagattgtagatcataaagatatctataaaaaggaatcaatattttttttcaataaagctaccgtttctgagatataacgatgcaaaaagttgcaagcgtcataatatgcataagcacgtctcgtatatactctatgtagcagtaatataagtaaaaatattgttctgtcggtaattttaacttgaattcaaaatataaaatatacataagtataatgaaacccagtcccttcatttatactgtagtgaaaccttgagacaacatctgtctctctgtttaattgtgtacgtggctagggtcgtatagctgctttatctcagaatgctcaacacatgaaataccgttagtctttaataatagttgtccttgcggggataccgttgtcggctattgacaccacggcctctcatgccctaggagtgccggccgtttagggcgccatgctgccctaaatgatataatcctccgtgctcttgccaccatccatgttccagccgttctagaaccaaacggtctggctcgggatgatgccaagagaccggatggtatgactttggtaccctggagattggggcggcctttggtgtgggatgctacttgtgtcgacacacttgcgccgtctcatcttcaggttactaaatctaaggccgttttgcttcaaatgaggcaaaaaacctcaaaaggcgcaaatatgtagttattgggatcaaagtttacatcagatggcaagtgtgatagtgatattgaaaggagagtgaacgcggggaacgtggtgaatggagctttgcatgcctttatgagcagtcagaaactatccaaaaaggctcgactggctgtgcacaggggcgtgttggtctcgacattaatgtatgggagtgaaagttgggtatggcaaaagaagcacgaaagcagaataaatgcagtggaaatgagagcgttaaggagtatgttgggtgtgaaattgagtgaccggataaggaacagtgtgataagggaatgttgtgatgtgaaagaagatgtagttacaggaatagaaaagggtatgttgagatggttcggtcatgtggagaggatgaatgaaaacaggttgactaagcagatatacatggagagtgtggagggaaaggtcggggtgggaagacctagacgaacatatcttgatcaaattaaggacgtcctggtaaagggtcaggtcaaaagtacccgaaaccgccgagcttgcatgaagagagttatgaatgtagatgaagcaaaggaagtatgcagggatcgtggcaagtggaaagaggtagtctctgcctacccctccgggaaagaggcgtgattttatgtatgtatgtatgtagttatcggtaatatctatacttttgaactttttggggtagaaactctgggaccggggggcctatctgcccatcagcttttccgacaattgtcgaaaaagctaattgaggtatatcttgaccggagggctggaaattatctggctcagagaatcagcattgccattcgaattggcaatgctgccagccttctgggcacattctcgcatgttgatgctatgcaaggactgtacaatttataaattaaattttagtttgtagtcatcttttttctttctttttataagtagtttagttttaatttgattatagcATTGAgtttgataattgtaacctctattattgtcctaagatgattttcttcacttagggttattctatttttttttaaataataaatacgaaagttagtctt
The DNA window shown above is from Amyelois transitella isolate CPQ chromosome 30, ilAmyTran1.1, whole genome shotgun sequence and carries:
- the LOC132903783 gene encoding uncharacterized protein DDB_G0271670-like gives rise to the protein MQSGLYLTLLMCLITISKADMFPQPASPDVLVLYVSVSSSSSTSSSSSASSPPSSPSAPSSSTPSSSSPSAPSSSAPSPSSPPSSSSSPSFSSPSSFPPSPSAAPSSSLLTWPSRSPRTAGSSWSSWHSRTAMSSTSTSTSTSTSLVARSSRSPRTYGSSWSSWPSRIAMSSTSTSTAASTSLMACHVHPLLLPGGLAFPVSQVCRMLLVLLAF